Below is a genomic region from Brassica rapa cultivar Chiifu-401-42 chromosome A08, CAAS_Brap_v3.01, whole genome shotgun sequence.
GGGTTTGTATTGTATGGGTCGGATCTTTCTGGTTGGATCttgtaaataactaaattagtttAGGGCAATCTGTCTTTAGCCacgttttctatttaaaaaaaaatgaaaaagaaattatattataataaagggATAAATGGGGATTTTTTTGGAGGGTAGAGGGCATATGGAGTTAATCTCCGCCTGTGAAGGATACAAGATAAATTAACGACTCAGATTATACTGACCCTTTCTAATCTACCGTAGACACGAACACATGTGATCACAAAATCGTCGTACGAGGAGACAGTTTCTTACGGCGAGGAAGTGAAAATCGGAATAGAGGCATGGGGGAGGCTTCAGCGGCGGCGGAGCTCGAGAGACTCCAAATCGATATCCTCCGTAGAATCTCGACTCTCGAAAGCTCGATTCTCCCGGAGAGTTCGTCGCCTTCTCTACCGGATGATGAAAGCCAAACAGTGTCTCGCCTCTCCGCCATTCTCCGCTCCGGCGGCGTTAATGACTTCTCCTTCAAGAGGGTCGCTCCAGATTACTACGACTGGCCTCTTGAATCCCGCCGCGACGTCCTCGGAGCTTCCTCCGTCGACCATCTCTGCAAGAGCATTGTCCTGGTACGTCAAAGTCTACTGCTTTTTAGGTTGATAGAGTTTCTTGTTACACTTCTTGAATCAATGCCATAAAGGTTGTTCCTTTTCATATGGGTTTACTCAGGTTAATACTCAAGCCTCATCAAATGTTTTGGATTGCAGTGATCGCAACAACTCCAAATACTATGTGGTTGTTGTTCAGGTGCTCCTAATGATTCTTACAGTTACAGCATTCGCACCTTTGTTTTCGTTTCTAACTGTATTCATCTGACAGTATACTGCCAGATTCAATGCGGAAGCAGTGAAGAACTTTCTTTACTCACTAAACGAGGGCAAGATCCCGAAGAAAAGATTTAATCGTAAGTGTGATCATTAGCTAGTTATTTTACTTCTGTCTCCTGATGCTTTCTCTAATCTCTGCGTGTAGTGAGACTTGCTCCCGAGGAGACGTCGATTGAACTGACTGGGTTTGAGCACAATGCGGTAACCTGTGTAGGGATGAAGACAAGCATACCGGTAAGTTTTTGTTTCCATTGTACaaggttttgtctttttttttttggtgatcaTCTGTTGGTGCTTGCTCATTTGATATTAGACATGTTTAAGACATGAGAGTAGCCTCTACccacttgtgttttcttctcctaGACAAACCAGTTTTGCACTGTCTTTTGTGTTTTATAAATAGTTACAGAGAGTTTGCCCTTTCACACACATGTGCTTGCCAAGCGTTTTCCAGACATCACAGTCTATTTGTTTCTTGTCCTAATTGTCAAAGAGGCCCTGAAGGGTACAATCCCCAATGGGTTACACAGCTACTTTTTTTGTCTtgcttttttttatctttaaggTCTGTAATGGAGGTGTGGTACATTTTAACACTGTTTGCATTTTATACGGACACAAAGTTAGTTAAGAGTTTTTCTTGTGAGCCAGATAGTGTTAAAGTGTTTGTCCCACTCATTGTCTTTTGTAGTTTCTCCATAAATAATTCAATACCTTCTTTGAAACTATTCGTACAAGAGTTAGTAGTAATAGGCGTCAGGCAGAGAGACTTAAATGGCGTTAATTTTGTTGAATGTGTAGATCTGTGCAGAAATAGCCCACTTTAACGTTCAGACCACACTACTTTTGCTACTGTGACACATTACTCTTTCAGAATAATTTTTTAGACCTAGTTAGTATTCATAGAGTTGTAAGTTCGTTTGGTGGAGATATGTATAACATGAAATCTAGTTTTCTGTATTGAGATTGAGCAGTACTGATGAGGTGGATGGGGTTTGGGAAATGACAGGTGATATTGGATGAGGCCATAGCCAAACTTAGACCGGACTTCTTCTGGCTGGGCGGGGGAGAGATTGATCTGAAGCTTGGCGTCAGAACATCTGAGTTCCTTGATTTTGTGAAACCATTTGTCGTTCCTTGTAGCTGAAAGCTAGAATCTACTTAACAATATTCTTCTTCATGTCATTCATCCTAAAGTGTATGGTCGCTACTTTGTGAAATGTTACCGTTAGCTAAGATTTGAGCTGGCAGTGAGGGTTTTGTACCTCTCACAGACATTGGTATTCTTGGTAATGAATGACCATGTTGGTTACGTTCTACTATTCTTGCCTAGAGCTAAAAAGGCGGTGAAGAGTTCTCAAATCAGCACATTCCAGAGAATTACAAAATACTTTGGtcttgaaatatatttttatattagcaCAAGAGTCATTACAAGTACAACCACCAAAATGGTGAATGCATATCACAGTATATGATGTGTGATATATAATCAAGCCTTCTCGTTGTGGATGGGAGGCTTGCGATGAGGCTGAGGATAATCCATGACTACTACATCTCCCCCCGTCTCCTCTCCACCTAGCACCCTCCTGACGTCTTGTACCAAAGAAGCAACCTTGTGATGATGCTTGTGAAACCTTAGACGCCGAGCAGTGGCACAACCAACGTTGGATGACAAAAGCAGAAGAATGAAACAAAACACCATCGAAGAGAGCCCACGCTTCACAGGGCAATACATGACCTCCTTCTTGTTATTCTTCGGATACTATATGCGTG
It encodes:
- the LOC103847690 gene encoding uncharacterized protein LOC103847690, which translates into the protein MGEASAAAELERLQIDILRRISTLESSILPESSSPSLPDDESQTVSRLSAILRSGGVNDFSFKRVAPDYYDWPLESRRDVLGASSVDHLCKSIVLVNTQASSNVLDCSDRNNSKYYVVVVQYTARFNAEAVKNFLYSLNEGKIPKKRFNLRLAPEETSIELTGFEHNAVTCVGMKTSIPVILDEAIAKLRPDFFWLGGGEIDLKLGVRTSEFLDFVKPFVVPCS
- the LOC103847691 gene encoding root meristem growth factor 6 produces the protein MYCPVKRGLSSMVFCFILLLLSSNVGCATARRLRFHKHHHKVASLVQDVRRVLGGEETGGDVVVMDYPQPHRKPPIHNEKA